One Phyllopteryx taeniolatus isolate TA_2022b chromosome 3, UOR_Ptae_1.2, whole genome shotgun sequence genomic window, TTCCCACTTTGGCTACTTGTTAACTTTTAacaaagacatattttattggATGTGAACCTCAGCTCTTTTATGGCCTTTTGGCTTCTTGCATGCAATTGCTTCACGACTGCCACATCTATATAAAACTTGTCTTTGATATTTATCGCATGATGCCATTCACGACAAGCCCGGATTAGAATAGTTTTGTcgaacaactttttttgtttgttttgatgacATAAACACGATGCATGGTGGAATATATTGTCGTCGTCTATGACTGCATTTCTAATTTTGTAGAAATTCAGCTCGTAATTTGTGGACCTAACCCTTTTCATTCATTCCACAGGGTAAATTGTATGAATGGTACCTCCAGCAATGCGCTGCAGAATATGACCTTTGACCCTGGGTTAGACGAATGTTCTTCACACTTGTGCGTATATCAGCACAGCACAGCGTTGAAAGGTCAGATGTTTGGACAAAATATATGCTGTAGTCTGATGAAACACTGGGAAGTTTGTAAAGATACTGACTGATCATTCACCaaataatacagccatgagtcatttaaaaaaaaaaaaaaaaaaaaagattttttttttttttttttttttaaagatattagAAAGTGCCTTTGTTCAGTATAGTCAAGAGACTGTGATTGTAGTCATTTaatgaaaggaaaataaatttgaatacctttttttttttttttttttttagttcataaATATAGCTGGTTCACAAATTTACTTCTTGATTTATTAccggcagcaaaaaaaaaaaaaaaaaaaaatctgtgttctTAAACCTAATTGCACCGTCCCCATATATTGTCTTTGGAAGATGCCACAATGTGCTCTTTTAAcaagcagttgtttttttaacctttatttatccaggtaaagcaattgagaacagattctcatttccAATGCTGAcgtggctgcagacagcagaataaaacaaagcaaCGCTGTTGTCGTAGCTGGGCGTTATTGTCGTTCATTTTGCTACCAGTAACACTCCTGCCATGATTGTAtgcaatacaatacagtgcagTGTATCGCATGTCCAGGACAACAATTAGCAAACAATCTAGTGAGCTGCATGAAAAGAAAATCTGCATTCACAAATCTAGTTTTCATTGATACTATTGGAGacttgttaaaaatgtttgcgTGTGATTGTAGTTTGCGGTGGTGCATTTTACTGAGATCTGTTTGTCATGAATgcttttggttaccttattgcGCTACGTGACTgggcaaaatattaggaacagctctcagtGCGATGCCTTGCTGTTGTACACACAACCACGCTCCTAAAAATGCACACGTTTTGAAACGAATATTTCCGTATTTTCTCATATAATATTGAGGGTTGAAGGTTTATTCACGTACCAGACGGGTAAGGCGTTGAAAGGGCAGGCttgtatttgtatacattttttttcatgtattttaatattttccacaaataaaGATGCTTGATTCAAAATTGGTATTAgaatataatgtaatgtaatatatactgtacagtctCTTTTTATAAtggaatgtgtttaaaaaaaaaataataataatcataatttctTTCAAATAAGTCGTCGTGATGCAGTCATGACTGCAGCGTAAATAATACAGCACTAAAGTGTCAATCAGTTTGATCGTTTAACACTTCAACACCACAGTTTGGCAACCTATTTATTACCGGAAACAAAGTTTTACGCCAAACTGACACTCCGGGCTTGATGTtgactttttttacatttcaagttTCCACCATTTCatgtaaaattacataaaaGGTACAAATCCAGGGATAACGTTTCTTTTCTAGCATAAAATTGTGTTATATAAGTTTGTATTGGGTGTGTGATCTTCGTGAGTTTAAACGATCTAGATTTGAACggtatttctttacatttttttttgtggtatgaAATATGGGAGAgaaaaaatgtcattcaaatAGAAATCCTTTTCTGCCTCAGATAATGTACTATGTCAAACGCACACTTGAACTTTGTCACTTCTGTGaaattcattaaatattttcaacgaaccttttcatttttttgttttgcttattcGTAAGCATTTGTATGGAATTGCATAATGCAGCAACTGGAATAATGAAAGATTCGCTGAcgcagaagacatttatttcaaagtTATAAAAATCCCATCCTTGCTCCTTTGTAGGAggaacaatatatatttttaaacattgttttacCCTGAAGTACTGTACATAACCACTTTCTCTAATTTATATAGACAGAACCAGTAAAGatataataacaaaacaaaaacaaatatatatatatggaagcAAGAAATGTCTTGAAGAATTCCAGGGTATCCATGGAGGCCACAAATATCAGTTCCCTGAGTTAGTAATAAAACATCCCAATGGAGGAGACTGCTattagcaattagcatcatCATGATCATCATTCTGCATTGTGTTAGACTAGAGACTTCAATCTACCATACAAGCATTAGGGAATCAATTTTGTGCTAAGAGGTATGTTTGAATCTTTTGTTGAGTTCAAATTAAagctgcgtgtgtgcgtgcgtgcgtgcgtgcgtgtaagaTTTACACAGTCAACTGAGATCGGCGATGATATTTGatccagctcttgtattggatctcagcAGGTGTACCAACAGAAAACTTGAAAATGTATCATTCCACTATTTAAaagaagaataataataatcagcatcCCAAATAGTCGTTCTCTGTAGTTACAGTGCATTCGTGATTATAGCtatgtacaatattattattaagggaCAAAACACCAACGCCCAGCCATGGCTTTCTTTTTATAAACAAAGTGTACAACTAGATGTAGATGGCATCTTGCAGCTGAATCCACTATTGCTTGCAACATGACAACACGGCTCAACAAAGTCCTGCTGACTCAGCGCTGTCAGGTCAGAGGGTCTCAGGGACGATGCCTGTTTCGATGTCTCGAACAGTCGCGGCCCTCGCACGGGGGATAGCTGCCTTGTGTCTCAGCACCGTTTAGCGCCTGTATCCAGAATTCCCGTGCTTGTGTACACGGCGAAGTTATTGGGAGCCCTTGTCAATCAACCAGGAAATATCGCCAGTCCTGCATCAAACACGCAGTAGAGGCAGACACAAAATGTAGTTAGTTACATGTTGTGATGCTCCGCAGAAGTCCAGGAATAATGTCTCCAAAAAGGACAAATCCGTGACTTGTTCATACTTGCCAAGAAGATCCTCCAATTTTTGAGTGCataattataaaatgaaaaaacatagATACTACAGTTAACGTGcaccaaacacaaaaacatctaACCAAAGcactacaataataataataataataaattcaaatGCTCTTAAGTTTGTGCAGTTTGGAAACAGACACGCGCCTCTAAATTTGAGTATACCTCGCGAGATGCCAAAATGGATGTATTTTCCAATTGTATACTGTTCACCCTATTTGAACATTTGGATGACAGTTAACGTTAAAAAGAATCCTACGCCTCCATCGTGATCTTTCTCCACTTTTACAATGGTTAACTTGACGTGCATTATTTATTTCGTGACACGCTTGTAtcaaaacacctgaaggattcAGATTTGGAGCGCGCTTCTCACTCATCACTGAAATCAGCCTGTTTTGAGTGGGCGGTCCCGTCTCATTCAAATGAGCCACTACTCACCCCGCCCCCTCTTTTGCAGGGTGTGTCAACATGAAAGCGGTCTTCATCACCTTAAAGACCAGGGTCGGAGCTTGGGGGTTGAATACATGTTGAGCACAGAGTCTCCCGAAAGTCTCACGGAACTGTGAagcgtacatactgtattttcactcgtggaagcagcacttcatcaccaagtcactgtattatatatttgttttcaatttgcaGATCCGtatccaaacacacaaacaaaaacatcacttAACCACCACGCTCCCCTTAAAGTGCAATTTGACTACAAAATTCGGCAACAAATTCATTGCTCAGAAACAGAAGTGTGCATGTTCATTTTCTGCACGGCACAATCGGCAAGTTGTATTTGCCCCAAAGTCCACCCTTGACTTTTGAAGTCCTCTTCTTTCTGTTGTTCAATTGGTCGGTCTCTTATTTTGTTCCAGACCTGTAGGCGTACATAGTGTACGAGTAGTTTCCTGTAAAATATGAAATGGACCCTGCTGAAAGTGTTTCAATAAGTCAACGGCGGTCGTCCATTGGTCACGTAAGGAAAGTCACAAGCTTCTGTGGTCTCCTTCACAACATTTGTCCACGTTTGccttcaatgtaaaaaaaaaaaagcctgacgCTTATAATCGCGATCTGGTTTCAGTCTCGGATAGCCACTTACTCCACATCTCGCTTCTTAATCGCCTTTCCGGATCCTAAGACCTCGGCCGCTCGGGACACAATGGGATCGTAGTTCATGCTGGCCACTGCAACCACCTCCTCGCCCCTGTCAATGACCCGGCAGAGGTCAGACAAACACTCTTAATGCGCCAATCGATTCAAATCAGTATAGAAATACAGTTAGAATAAATTAATTCAGacagaaaatactgtaaaaatgcagtgctaaatgaaatcaaatcatttgaaTTTAGCATTTGTTTTCCCAGACCTATCGGGTATGGTGGGTTGCACAactcaacaaataaataacacacTCGCCTCGTGTAAAACGCCACAAATCTCAGTTCGTCGAGATCGCCTTgaatgatgacatcatcaaatcCGTCTCCataaccttaaaaaaaacaaaccctttCTAATGAGAGACGTGTTTCTCGCTTTACGGCTTTTGGGAGAGTAAACTTACCTGCGTAGCGTATCGTCTTCCCAAACATTGCCGACCAGAAGTAAGGCACCGTTGTCATCTCGGTGACTCTGCCCAACATGCCGAGCGCCGCCGCTCTTCCTGTCGCGAGCGAGTACCAATCCGACCGTCAAGCGTGAATGAACTCAGAAACTAATCAACACAACACTCACCGTGTACGTGAGCCATTTGCCAGTGAGGAATGTTGACCTTCTTATTGTTGCGTGGCGGGAAAGGAAAGGTCACCACATCTCCCCCGGCGAAGACGCCGTCCGCATTTGTCTGCATCATCTCAGAGACGGCGACAATGGATGTACATTTGACCTTCAGAATCATACTAATGGTGGATTGAAAGGAGAGGATTCTAGGCAGAGAGCAATCTGTCCTTGCCAAGGAAATTCTCATTCTCATATACGGTGGTTTATCATATTGGTGCACCGGCCAGGCTTTATTCCCAAAAATCTGATCAATCTAAAATATTAGAATATTGCTAGCTACCGGGCACAGTAAAGCAGctcaaacaaagtgctgtaatTATTTTTCCGATCTGTTTAGGGGATATGGATATTCCAGAGCAATTAGAAAAATCCAGCTGCACTGCGTAACGGTGAAAGTCAAACGAACGAACACACAATAAGCATAATTACCCACCAGAAAAACCCAAACCGAAACAATTCTTCTTGACTGtttctgtaaaataaatacataaacaaaaacaacacggGACAAGAAGTCAGCCATGTAGCAGGTCCGTGTGGCAAAAAAGACCTTGTTGACAGTGATGAAGCCCTTGGAGTCCATGTGAACGCCGCTCTGTTTCAGGAAGCTCGTTGCAGGAACGCATCCTGCAGGAGAGAAGAGCGGTGTGATATTTCCCATTTTCCGCACGTGACTTTGGTCACGTCTAGACGAACGCTCGGTACTCGTCCAAAGAGTAGCAAAGCGGCGAACATTGCGtcctgaaatgaaatgaaatgtttatgCCGCGTCAAAAAAAAGGTTACTCGGCTGCCACTGCCTCTGCAGTGCCGAGTCACGTTAGGAGACTTTACACCGCTTTTATCGCGCTGATGGGTATGGGCCGATATTtcgcattttatgccgatcggctttcatgtcataattcgccgacaTTGAccccgcgtcgccatcgtgcacaccagaagcgactttatttttagccttgtcgtagtcctgtaaatatctgacggccaatcaagttatttcccaaaaaataaataaaaaataaataagaagaacgtcacaaaaagtggatgcacGAATGACTGTattgacttcctgccatctaatagaagagcattcatttgttcggtctgtcactatgcctcactggcagaaatacatgaacaaagatacattcttTATTCGAAATATAATTTTGGGAGCAATTAAgtccacaagtatatacagtaaatgaacgggtcacacattcctccatctcgggatcggatcggtgatgggTTATGGTTTTTCCTGAAAAaccctgatcgtgtaaagcctattctTCAGACGTCAATATTGGATGGTCCTTGAAATATTTCCCAAACTTTGACTTGCTCACCTGCTCCGATGACGCAGACATCAGCTCGCAGGACTTTGCCACTCTTCAGCACCACCTCCTTCAGCTGAAGGAATGGAACCCCAACACACATTTCACACATTTCACtcgctctttttttgttgtcatatttgAATTTGTAAAACTGGCCAACAAgattttcatgaaaatgtaataaatgtgcaaagaaatacgaaaatgaaaaaaaagcgTCAGTAACATCCTAGAAAATGTCACCCAATAATAATTTACgatgtttttaataatattttttaaataaatattgcacTTACTTTCAGGTATTAATAATGttaaggggggggaaaaaaaaggcactcAAAGAAGATCGTtcctgaacaacaacaacaacagaaatgcGATGAGAGGACACTTTGTTGTTACAGTCTACTAGCACCGGGTTCAAGTTTTCTTTTCGAGCAAGTCAGACAAATTCCGGCCGGTGCTGCATTGTAGTTCTAATCGTGACGTTACTGCTGTTGCCGTACGATTCGTCACGTGTGACGAGTGCGGCTGAGCATCGTGCCGTCTGCGTCTCTCACTTTGCGAATACCTGTCCATGATGGCCAATCATCTCGGACACCTCGTTCAGCATGTAGAACTTCACCCTGTTTGCTTCAAAGAGCTGCAGGCGCAATCCACATTAACATGACAAAGGAAATGAATGcagatttttgtatttgaaaCGGCAGGATATttgcagttgtgtgtgtgtgtgtgtgtgtgtaccttcaTGATGGCTTTCCCTACTTTCTCCCCGAGGGCTTTTTTAAACGGGACGGATTCAACCCCAACGATAGAGACGGAGTGGGCCTTGTCGGTCAGAGCGGCGGCCGCCTCCATACCTGCGCACGGGACAAATGAACACTTAATATAACGTCCAAAAGTCATTTTGTAAATGACCGTATCGGAGCCCGTCGCATTTGCCCGAATCGACCCTTTTACCAACAAAAGATGTTCCCACAATCACAGCGTTCTTGTTGTCGGCCAGCCTCGCGATGCTGTTGGCGTCCTCGGGCGTCCGCAGGTGAAACACGTTCCTGACCTCCGTGCCCTTGTAGTTCAGAGCTTTGGGTCTTTTCGACGGGGAATTGAAAATACATGATTatttccagcaaaaaaaaagaacaaaaacgggagatatattttccccaacttGTTTCCTGTGGCAATAAAGAGTTTTCTGTATTCCATCTTCAAGCCTTCTTCAAAGGTGATGGAACGCGTCTTCACATCTATCGCCACAACCTACAGACAAAACCACAAGTGGGATCTTTGAGGCCGATTTACATTTATATCTGGATTGAATggacaaagggaaaaaagaaTAAAGCATTTGTAATTTGTCGAAGTCTGGTAATGATCGTTGATCGTTTTGATTTAGTGCACTTGCAACTTGCAACTTCCACAAAGAAGTGCAAGAGCATCTCATTCTTGCAGCTTTTGGTCCTTCATCAATGACGATGAGGAACCCAACGCAAATTGCCGATCTCAACCCTCCAAAATGATTCGACGACGGTTTTCAACACTGTAGCGGATACACGGGCTAACTgtgcattgaattgttctgccgGTCACTATACGTTGCGGGCGTAGATACATTATTTGCGTGGaattcttaataaatgaaattggtTGCTATTCTCCGCCTCTCACCTCTTTTTCTGTGAGCAGTTCAATGCGGTGGTCCTGCAGGAAGTCCAGGGATCGCAAGCGCAGCTGTTCTGCCGTGCTGTCTAGGGACTGAGGGTGAGTACGTTAGTGCAAATCCCAAAAAAGATGTTCTCAAGGTGTCTATGTGACTCTGGTGGGGCTCTGCGTACAAACCTTACTCAGTTTAGGCCTGTCGTAGGGAGGATGTCGGTCCATGGTGCACACGACGATGCGGTCGGTGAAGCCCTCTTGCCTCAGCGTCTCTGCGCACACGAGACCCGCTGGAcctgcgtgcgcgcgcacacattgACCACCGCTCACCCGGGCGGTTGAAgaaaagtcaagtttatttgcacGAGTCGTATAGGAAACCTCGACAATTAGGAAGCCCGTTTGAAtggaactactgaaataaaggtGCTATCTTCTATGATATTCCAATGTAGTGCATACGTCATATGGTTTTATAGCATATGCCCCCTAGTGGCTGTGAGTAGTACAGGGGGGACATCAGAGCAATGGGATGATGGGACGCTGTGACAATAGCGGTAGTGGATCTCAGCAGCAGCGGAAGCTCCTAAGTGGGAACACCCGCGAGGTTGTACAAGTTGGGAAATAGGAAATAGGCCTCCAAAGTTTGCACAGCTGACGTCAAAGCGAGACATCGGCACGTCTCGTGAGACCTCAGTTCGGCAAGTAGAAAAGCACTAACTCTGCCTCTTCGactttttctttctcccttttttCCCAAAAGGACGAGAGACGGCGAATATATTGTACGCCTGGACTATATTGACGAATAGTTCAGGAGCGAAATGATAACAAATAAGAGCAATCCGCTGCATTACAACACAAAAAGTTCGGGTTATTCGGCTTTCGGCtgacatttcaggatgaaccggAAATGCCCTGtgacctttacaggtgaacttcatttgaccttctctgAACTTTTCAATGCGCACGTCCGATACTTTATGCACAACTAACTTGCTCTTTCTTCTCTAACAAAGAGCTGAAAGGCAACATTcacaacatttgtttgatcGATGCAAATTGCCGGGATTAACGAAATTGCTGTCGGAACGACCCTGAACGCTTGATCGTCACATATCGTCGCTTCCAACTGGAGGTCGGCGAGCTGACGGCGTCATCGACGGcaaagagactggaagagtcacagaaaggcatctGAGCAACTGTTGTGAATCTTAAAACAGCAAAGTTGTGGAAAAAGCACGGAGCCGTTGAAAGGTTTCGAGGGCAGATGAAGTTCACTTGTAATTTCCGCCACGAGCCGAATAGCGCTAACCTATTTTGATTCTCAACACATTCGCGAGAAAGGAAAAGCGCGCAATCCACCGACCTGATCCGATAATTAAAACGTGAGCGAAGCCCGTGCTGCAGTTCACCACCGCGGAGCAGCGGGCCATGGCCTTTGACCGTTTCTGCGACCGAAGCGCCTGCAAAAGTTGGAAAGCTCTCAATCAGTTGCATTACTTCCTGCTTTGAGGATTATTATTCTGGCTTACCTGCTTGTTTGCTCGAATGATGACCTTGTCCTTTTCAACTCTGACCTgtaagcaagcaagcaagcataAGCCTTGTGTACACACGGGACGGGCGAAGGCAGGGAACGCGCGGGGGGGACGTTTCTGCCCGGGAAAGGGTCACCTGGAAGGTCGGCAGGCCGTCCAGGCCGGGGAAGTCCTCGATGTCGCCCGTTGCTACGTTGAAGCAAGCGCCGTGCCACGGACAGCGTACGCGTCCTTTTGACAGCACGccttttaacccccccccccacacacacacacatttccattttcagATCCGGGCCAATGAAATGGAGTCACGTTGTCAGGCAGGACTCGATCCGCGTTACCTTTGACGAGCGGTGCGCCGTAATGCGGACATTTGTGGCCCATGGCTGAGAACTCTCCATGGTCTTTAATCAACAACGCTCTCCCGCTTCCCAAGTCAACCTCTCGCATCCTGGAACATGATCGTCATACACTCACTTCCGTTATACTTCTATTCTCCTATTGCACACGTGTCAAACTCGAGATGGGATCTCGCGTGTAATCTTTGGGTGGCCTGCAAAGTTGACCACATGtgattatttgttgttgttgcaaacaAGCCATCAAAATTAGAATTACAATTATTGTAGCCAAGTGAGAAGATGTGAAAGTGGCTCGTGCCGGAGCCACGAGCTCCGTAAATCAACTTTCAATGAGAACATCATGGCATGTCTGCTTGgggcttttgtttgtttctgtttggCAACTAACAACACGGCACAAACGCAACGTGCAGCGGCATTTAAACAACCTCGAGAAGTTGCGACTGTTCCAACTGTcactgttgcacttgtctgcgTCCTCCATTTCCTAAAAAAGACCAATTCTTGATTGTACCGAAAGAAAAGATTTTTGCTGTGGCTCTTTCATTTCAAACGTCGCTATCCGTTCCTCTTTAAGCAGTCGGCCGCTCACTGCATCCGATGTGAACTTAAAAGCGTGATCTGCGGCCGTTATCTTGTCCTTATATAGTGTTTGGTTTCAAGATTCTGACTGGCGTCCTGAGATCAAGCATAGCTGAGATGTGGCCCGCTATAAAAAACAAATGGTGACGACGCCCGGGCCCGATTACAGAGAGTACCAAAGCTCGACGAACCGCTCCACAGACTTGAATGGTTTGGGGATGGAcatttttggggcatttttgGTGTGTTGGCGTAGCCGCTGCATAGAACCTAAGATTTCCTTTGCTCACTGTCCGTTTTCCAGATCTTTGACGTGACAGACGGAGGCTTCCACGTAGTCCCGCGATTTGCGGTAAGCTTGGAGCAAGGCGGAGTCGTCGTCCGAGTTGCGTCCGAGGGCCCCGTTCGGTCTGCAGTCGGCGAAGGGACTCGCCTTGCCGTTAGGCGAAAGGCCATCcgcctctttttctttttccaggaGCGAGAGTTCCACTTTGACTTCCACTGCACAACACAGGCACACGTTGTCACGTAAGAAAAGACTGTATCGTGTGACTCGGCATTTTCATGCAATTGGTTAACGTTGCATTGTTGTCGTTGTCTTCTCTCATTGGAGGAGCGACTTTCGAACGCAAATCAAGAGCAAACGCGCTCTGACGTCTGCACCGGTGGAACAAACGAAAGCGGGAAAAAGGTGAAGGAActcattcaaactttttttgcttttctttctgtTAGCTGTCATGACTAATTCCTTCATGAATTATTTGGAGAAATGAGTCATTTACCTTCATTCGTCAATAATCATAAGAATAATTCTAATTGTCGTCAgttttgcattaaaaacatttattgatttattgatgaTACTCAATTATATTCAAATGAAACGGTATAATTATCACATGAATGGATTTGCTTAAACATTCATTTagtgtgttttcttttgtccTTTTAATGCAAAGGACAAAGGACGAAaacatttgagtaaataaacataaTACTCGAAACAGCACAAATTAGGGGACATTTTCAACTTACCTGCTCAACAGGTGTACACACTAAAATGCTTCTAATTCCATCTGATGTGTGACTTTTAGATTTActgcacatgaaaaaaaataaatatatatatatatttttatttttttattttatttttttattttattttatatattttttattttttgggggggtgcagCATGCTGTATCTGTTTGGCTGGGGGAAATGTGCTGATTGTCCAGCTCTTACAAAGTAATCTGACTGGAATTTTCTCCCGCTGAGTAAGTCTTAATTAAAGCGAATGGAAAATTGGAATAGTGTGGGCAATTGGCGGGGAACAGAAAGAAAACGTTGGAGGGAACCGCTTGACGCTGATGCACATAAAATCTTAAAAACATCAGCACACGAGGAAACATCCTTTGCGTTACAAGTAGGGCTGTATCTTCAACAGCACTGTACATATATTTGGAATTTGGTGAGGGTACACTTCGCTTGTTTATTCctgcattgtttttgtcaataacaatgactttttttccacatccaACCTTAACCTCCTACACGTGACACATTAACCTGATGTTTAATGCAAAAGCGAAAGCTTGTGTTATTATTAGCTGCAATGACGCACGCTCATCTTCTCATCAGGCCAGAAATACAAGCACACAAAcggctaaacacacacacacataatgtcAGGTTTTTATATTCATGTATATGTAATCCTCTTGAGTAAGATGCCATAATAGCATTAAAATTCCTCCTGCGTGAAACACTACACTGCAAGCGGAGTAGGTTGGACATAAAAGGGTGAACATGGTCCCGTATGAAGGTTAGGGTTGGTATCCTTCAAAATGCTGCGAAATGGAACGAATGCCTCCCTGCCCTGCAGACTGATGCACCGCCGCTAAAACAGAGCGATTTCTTTGATGAGATAAATATCCAGCACCTTTGCAAAaggaattcttcaaaaagtgcAAAAAGCCAATCAAACGTTCGTTGGGCGATCTAAAATGTCAGCTGCTCAAGGTACCAAAAGGGGATGCCGGCTAAAAGGCAACATTATTGTGCTTTTAGGAGTGCGATGACTGAATTAGCTATATAAAAGTATCGTGTCGAATGCATAactaaaaaaaagtggcaattcAAGCCGATTATACATGTTCTGTACTGCATTTCCTCATGAGGGTcaaaggtgagctggagcctatcccagctgactttgagccgCTCAATCGCCAAATGGACTGCCGCAATCTAGAACTGTCGGGCTGACAATCACTAATAGCTTGGCAAACAAAGATAGAGGTATCGGTCACCTGGTTTGGAGAAGCATCCTCCCATGGTGGGCTCGGGACGGACAGAGAGCTGAGGGGCGGCGACTTCCGGCCTCGGGATCCTCGGATGCGGCGACGTCACAGAAGTGCGGCTATGAGAACCCGCACGTCCGCGAGGGACGTTGCGCA contains:
- the LOC133475397 gene encoding apoptosis-inducing factor 3 isoform X2, yielding MGGCFSKPVEVKVELSLLEKEKEADGLSPNGKASPFADCRPNGALGRNSDDDSALLQAYRKSRDYVEASVCHVKDLENGQMREVDLGSGRALLIKDHGEFSAMGHKCPHYGAPLVKGVLSKGRVRCPWHGACFNVATGDIEDFPGLDGLPTFQVRVEKDKVIIRANKQALRSQKRSKAMARCSAVVNCSTGFAHVLIIGSGPAGLVCAETLRQEGFTDRIVVCTMDRHPPYDRPKLSKSLDSTAEQLRLRSLDFLQDHRIELLTEKEVVAIDVKTRSITFEEGLKMEYRKLFIATGNKPKALNYKGTEVRNVFHLRTPEDANSIARLADNKNAVIVGTSFVGMEAAAALTDKAHSVSIVGVESVPFKKALGEKVGKAIMKLFEANRVKFYMLNEVSEMIGHHGQLKEVVLKSGKVLRADVCVIGAGCVPATSFLKQSGVHMDSKGFITVNKMMQTNADGVFAGGDVVTFPFPPRNNKKVNIPHWQMAHVHGRAAALGMLGRVTEMTTVPYFWSAMFGKTIRYAGYGDGFDDVIIQGDLDELRFVAFYTRGEEVVAVASMNYDPIVSRAAEVLGSGKAIKKRDVEKLLVHYVRLQVWNKIRDRPIEQQKEEDFKSQGWTLGQIQLADCAVQKMNMHTSVSEQ
- the LOC133475397 gene encoding apoptosis-inducing factor 3 isoform X1 translates to MGGCFSKPVEVKVELSLLEKEKEADGLSPNGKASPFADCRPNGALGRNSDDDSALLQAYRKSRDYVEASVCHVKDLENGQMREVDLGSGRALLIKDHGEFSAMGHKCPHYGAPLVKGVLSKGRVRCPWHGACFNVATGDIEDFPGLDGLPTFQVRVEKDKVIIRANKQALRSQKRSKAMARCSAVVNCSTGFAHVLIIGSGPAGLVCAETLRQEGFTDRIVVCTMDRHPPYDRPKLSKSLDSTAEQLRLRSLDFLQDHRIELLTEKEVVAIDVKTRSITFEEGLKMEYRKLFIATGNKPKALNYKGTEVRNVFHLRTPEDANSIARLADNKNAVIVGTSFVGMEAAAALTDKAHSVSIVGVESVPFKKALGEKVGKAIMKLFEANRVKFYMLNEVSEMIGHHGQLKEVVLKSGKVLRADVCVIGAGCVPATSFLKQSGVHMDSKGFITVNKVFFATRTCYMADFLSRVVFVYVFILQKQSRRIVSVWVFLMMQTNADGVFAGGDVVTFPFPPRNNKKVNIPHWQMAHVHGRAAALGMLGRVTEMTTVPYFWSAMFGKTIRYAGYGDGFDDVIIQGDLDELRFVAFYTRGEEVVAVASMNYDPIVSRAAEVLGSGKAIKKRDVEKLLVHYVRLQVWNKIRDRPIEQQKEEDFKSQGWTLGQIQLADCAVQKMNMHTSVSEQ